A region of Porites lutea chromosome 13, jaPorLute2.1, whole genome shotgun sequence DNA encodes the following proteins:
- the LOC140922336 gene encoding uncharacterized protein: MDLVSNIAFNLNSTTNFTFNSSFLLLPDNVLEDAYEIFFKFAFGSAIYMFIASFLSIIANGLLLLVFLFDPLKIFRKAITYFLVGLSIADILTATTQQPMFPTCFTMIYIKHRDTGNTCQTLISVGHHISLVATNCSFIIVLSFTIAQFIVVISPLKYAQKVTKCRVIVCIIGIYAYAILLTLLPKMGVHRDSLLKFDTIFHSIILTYLIIIFYVLLFITFKKKAAASRSLQEDQKTEGRGRRTCLERKFIVVNFFLVAILFLCSQPVTFLGMVSLYSSEDPNSPEFLIASLIVENVLYLKFLLDPFLYAWRIPKYRQALKIILRWSHSKNKKPGRGSMFSDCAIAELSLSRDTVITLDFKAISQ; this comes from the coding sequence ATGGATTTAGTATCAAATATAGCATTCAACTTAAACTCGACAACCAATTTTACATTCAATTCATCATTTTTACTGCTACCAGATAACGTTTTAGAGGATGCCTACGAAATATTCTTCAAGTTTGCTTTTGGTTCCGCAATCTACATGTTCATCGCTTCATTTTTATCCATCATCGCAAATGGTTTGTTGCTCCTGGTGTTTTTGTTCGATCCTTTGAAGATCTTCAGGAAAGCTATAACTTATTTCCTCGTAGGTCTTTCTATTGCCGATATTTTAACAGCCACGACACAGCAACCTATGTTTCCTACATGTTTCACTATGATATACATTAAACATCGTGACACTGGTAACACATGTCAAACTCTCATTAGCGTCGGTCATCATATCTCTCTGGTTGCAACGAATTGTTCCTTTATAATCGTGCTTTCATTCACCATCGCGCAATTCATTGTGGTAATTTCTCCTCTAAAGTACGCACAGAAAGTTACGAAATGTCGCGTGATTGTTTGCATCATTGGAATATATGCATACGCCATATTGCTGACTCTGTTGCCTAAAATGGGGGTCCACAGAGATTCCTTATTAAAATTTGACACGATATTtcattctataattttaacataTCTGATCATAATATTTTACGTTCTTTTATTCAtcactttcaagaaaaaggcAGCCGCTTCAAGAAGTCTTCAAGAAGATCAGAAGACGGAGGGTAGAGGGAGGCGAACTTGTTTGGAGCGCAAGTTTATCGTTGTCAACTTTTTTCTGGTCgccattttgtttctctgttctcAGCCGGTCACTTTTTTAGGGATGGTAAGTCTCTACTCCAGTGAGGATCCTAACAGTCCAGAATTTCTTATCGCCAGCCTCATCGTGGAAAACGTGCTTTACTTGAAATTCCTGCTGGACCCTTTTCTGTACGCATGGCGAATTCCAAAATATCGTCAGGCGCTCAAGATTATTCTGCGCTGGAGCCACAGTAAGAATAAGAAGCCTGGCCGAGGGTCAATGTTCAGTGATTGCGCCATTGCTGAGTTAAGTTTGTCACGTGACACTGTGATCACTCTcgatttcaaagctatttctcAGTGA